The DNA region GTGCACTCGGTTCTGGCGATGCCGGTTCAACGCAGCAAATGCGGGAGTTGTGAGGTCGCTCCGTGCGCGGGCGACAATTGGCCGCGCGACAGAATGGCGAGGCGCAAACAATACGTGATGACCTTTGGTGGCGCTTCGCGGAAAAGTGCTCTACTGCGCGGTCGGCGGATGTTCGGCGGCCTTGTTGAAGAAAGCAGCTTCCTCGGCGGTGGCTTCGAGGAGTTGTTGGTCCTGGTCGTAGACGTCGTTGCGGAACTGGACGGTCCGGTCCTTCGTCATCCACGCCGTGAGGTAGATCCAAGCCACCGGCACCTTCTTCAGCATGCGGACATCCTGGCGCTGTCCGGTGGCGATCGCGGCATCGATGGCAGCGCGGGTCCACTGCGGCTGGTCTTTCAGCAGCCATGCCGCGAGATCGCGGACATTGTCGACGCGCGAGCAGCCATGCGAATCGAAGCGATAGTCGTCGTTGAACAGGCTGTGCTGATTGGTGTCGTGCATGTAGACCGAATAGGAATTCGGCATGTCGATCTTGACCGCGCCGAGCGCATTCCATGCGCCGCTCTGCTGACGCACCGTGATATTCGGCGTGTGATCGCCCGACCAGTCGACCGAACGCGGATCGATCGGGTTGTCGTGGGCGTCGAGCACGTCCATGTGCATGCGCGACAGGTAGGCCGGATCCTTGCGCATATGCGCCGCGATCTCCGTCCTCGTGATCGATGACGGCACCGTCCAGGTCGGATTGAGAATGACGTCGGTGATCTCGGACGTCAGCGTCGGCGAGGGTTTCTCGGTCTTGCCGACGATCACGCGGTAGCGCCGCACGACCTTGTCGTCCTCGACGGCCTCGGCGAAGGTGGCGGGAATGTTGACGACGACATAGCGCTGCCCGAACTGGAAATCCATCTGGTCAAGCCGCTCTAGCGAGGCCTCGAGCTGCTTGATCCGCTTCTGCACGGGAACGTTGAGTGCAGCCAGCGTCCGCGGCGTCACCGAGCCGGTCGCCGCGAGCCCGTGGCGTGTCTGGAAGCGCTTCACCGCGCCGGCCACGACTTCATCATAGGAGCCGGTGGCCTTGTCGGCGGCAAGGTCGCCGGTGATGATCAGACGGTTGCGCAGCAGATCGTCATGGGCGCCCTGGACGCCCAACGCAAATCTCGCGTCCGTGGGGATCGTGGGCCAACCGCCGCGGGCGGCGAGATCGGAATAGCTCTTCACCACGTCGCGAATGCGCTGTGCGCTGCCCTGGTCGTAGGTCGGCTCGCGCGACAGCGCGAGCGCGGCAGCCGATCGCGTTTCCGCGACCGAGGTCGACGCGGCCGGCTTGGCCTGGCCTGGCTGGGTGGCCGCCGGTGCCGCAGCCGGCAAGGCATGATGAGGCGGGACTGCCGCAGTCGGGCCGGGCGCGCCGGTGGTTTGGGCGAATGCCGGTAGAGCCGCAAGCATCGTGGCTACGACGAGTGTCACTCTCTGCATATCTCGATTCTCCGGACTGCGTCGCTTGCGCGAAAAATCGGAAGGCACGGCCCCGGCCGCATGAATGGAGGGGGGGCGGCGCGTTCGTACGAAGGTGATGATCTATCCCGAGACCGTTGCGTCTTGATTAAGTTTTGGTTGCGATCGGAACATTACCGTGACCGTCGTGCCGGCCCAGGGCGGGCGCCATCGTCCGCATCGCGGCCGCTCGACCTTGTGGCGTACATTAACGCGGAGATCGCTCGCTCGCTGTGCCGAAGCCGAGGGCACGGACCTAGCGGCGCCGAACGGCAAAAGAAAAAGCGCTGCCATCGCCGATGGCAGCGCTTTGATATCTTCCCGGTCCGACCGGCGCGTGGCGATCCCAATGACCGGTCGCGGCCGATCCGCTCGCCCTGGTCGATCGCGTTCGCGGTGTCGCGATCGTACCTGTGCTGCCGTTCAGTCTTCGTTGGCGGCGATCGATTCCATCAGCGACACCAGTTGGCGCTGCACGGTCTGATCCTTGATCTTGCTGTAGGCGCGCAGCAACCGGAGGCTGAACGCGCTGTCGAGGAACAGCAGGCTCTCGACTTCGCGGGCCTTGTTGTCGCCGTCGTAGAAGAAGGTCACCGGCACGTCCAGCGCGGTCGCGATCTGCTGAAGGCGGGCGGCGCCAACGCGGTTCACGCCCTTCTCGTACTTCTGAACCTGCTGGAAGCTGACGCCCAGCTTGTCGCCGAGTTCCGCCTGCGAGATCTTCTGCTCGACACGGCGCAGACGA from Bradyrhizobium sp. B124 includes:
- a CDS encoding L,D-transpeptidase family protein, yielding MQRVTLVVATMLAALPAFAQTTGAPGPTAAVPPHHALPAAAPAATQPGQAKPAASTSVAETRSAAALALSREPTYDQGSAQRIRDVVKSYSDLAARGGWPTIPTDARFALGVQGAHDDLLRNRLIITGDLAADKATGSYDEVVAGAVKRFQTRHGLAATGSVTPRTLAALNVPVQKRIKQLEASLERLDQMDFQFGQRYVVVNIPATFAEAVEDDKVVRRYRVIVGKTEKPSPTLTSEITDVILNPTWTVPSSITRTEIAAHMRKDPAYLSRMHMDVLDAHDNPIDPRSVDWSGDHTPNITVRQQSGAWNALGAVKIDMPNSYSVYMHDTNQHSLFNDDYRFDSHGCSRVDNVRDLAAWLLKDQPQWTRAAIDAAIATGQRQDVRMLKKVPVAWIYLTAWMTKDRTVQFRNDVYDQDQQLLEATAEEAAFFNKAAEHPPTAQ
- a CDS encoding helix-turn-helix transcriptional regulator, whose product is MNRSAAKKMKQRSAGKPDIELGKRIRLRRVEQKISQAELGDKLGVSFQQVQKYEKGVNRVGAARLQQIATALDVPVTFFYDGDNKAREVESLLFLDSAFSLRLLRAYSKIKDQTVQRQLVSLMESIAANED